The Pontibacter deserti region ATGAACCCGTACAAAGTTGTGAGATGGCAGTTTATGTTCCATATCTTTCAGCGTAGAGCTTACCAGGTATTTCTGGTCTGAGGTAACTATAAAAGAATAATTATCATAAGCTTCTACCCAAAGTATATCGCTGTACATCACTTTAATAATGCGATGCTTTACCTTAACAAAAATATAGTCTTGCAAAGGATCCATTTCTTTATGTTCGGGTTCTGTTTGCTCTGCCGTACTTTTGCCGTTAGGCTTATGGTTATGCCCATGCTTGTACAGCGCAATTTCTATAGTTGAGCGCAGGCTTTTTTCGTCAAAAGGTTTCACAAGGAACCCGTCTGGTTCGGTTTTCTTGGCACGATCGATTGTGGATTTGTCTGCGTACGCTGTCAGGTAAATAAACGGAATATTAAACTCTTTTTTAATCTGAGAACCTATATCCACACCATCCGATCCTCCTCTGAGGTTAATGTCTAGCAGTACGAGATCAGGCTTTGTTTCTCTGATCATATCAAGAGTATCCTCGCCTGTATCAATGGCACACGTTTCGTACCCTAAATCTTCCAGGCATGCAGCAATATCTTCTGCAATAATGACCTCGTCTTCTGAAATAAGAATCTTGGGTTTTGTCATAGCATTAGGTACTTACGTGAAAAAATAAATTATGATGGCAAAACAAAAAACAATATTGATTTAGTGCCATTATTTTGTTCAAATTTAATGTAACCGTTCAGCTTCTTGCTTAGCGAATTCACTAATTGAAGTCCAAAAGATTGTTGCTGATCGTGTTCCTGGCTTGAGCCAATGCCATTGTCCCAAACAGTAAGCTGGTAATGTGTTTTGTCTTGTTGCAAAAGATCAATACCAAGTATACCGGTATTGGTGCCGGGGAATGCATATTTTAACGTGTTTGAGACAAGTTCGTTCACAATTAATCCAAGTGTAATGGCCGTGTCTATGTCTACATTCACCGGGGGGATTTGTATTTGCAGCAATACCTTTTCTTCAGAAACGCCATAAGCTGCATACAGGCTATTAAAGATCTCTCTGAAATAAGACGCCAGATCTATATGTTCCAGGTTGTCGTGGCGATAAAGGCGCTCATGCAGCAATGCCATAGAGCGCACACGGCTTTTAATAGCCTGCATAACTTCCTTTGCTTCCGGGTCTTTTACATGGCGAGCCTGTAAATTAAGCAGGCTGATCACGATCTGAAGGTTATTTTTTACACGATGATGTACTTCCTGTAGCAGTAGTTCTTTTTCGCGATGTTTGCGTTCCAGCATGCGGGTTCGGTGCTTTACACGCATGTCTAAAAGGCTATTCATTTTAACAAGACTTTGCTCCCGAAAGCGTACCACACTAATAACTACACCTGTTGCCAGCAACAGAAGTAAGCCAATAAACCACTCACGTCGCCATACTGGTGGCGCAACCATAAATGAATAAGTCAATGGTTTTGAAGTCCAGTAGCCATCGTTGTTCTGAGCTTTTAACTTAAAAGTGTAGGTGCCTGGAGCCAGGTTAGCATATGAGGCGAAGGACTGGTTTGTGGCTTCTGACCATTGCTGATCATGACCGGTAAGCATGTATTTATACTTTACTTCTGAGGGAGCCGATAAGCAGATGCCCTGGAAATCAAAGGTGATATGGTTTTTATTGTGAGGTAATTTAAGGTTAACAGGTAAGCCGCTGGATGAATCGATAGTAAAGCCAAACTGTTTCCAGTTAGTGGGCCGCATAAACAGTTTAATATCTGTTAAAAGTAGTTCAGGGGTAGCTTTGTTTATTCTATCCAGTTCCGGGATATATTTTGTTAAACCCTTTGCTGTTCCAAACCATATGGCTCCATCTGGTGTCTCAGTTATTCCATTAGTAGATACCTCTAACCCCGTAAATCCATTATGCCCGCTGTACGTCCGGAAATTAAGCTTTTTAGTCTGGTGGAAATAGCTGAGATCTATTTTTAGTACATTATTACTAGTGCCTACCCATAAATTGTTGTTCCTGTCGGTATAAATACTTTTGATACCATCGTTGGGTAACCCGTTTGTTGAATTGAAAAGCCGGACTTCCTTATTTTTTTCATGAAAAGCCAGCAGACCATAGTTAAAGCCTCCAAAGTATAACCAGCCTTCATCATCTTCAGAGATAGAGGTTACTTCTCCGAAAGTATGTTTCGTAACTGGCTTTATATTATGTAACTGGTCATTATTAACATAGTATATTCCTTTATCAGTGCCTATCCATAACTTTTGCCGGCGATCTAAAAAGATATAATAAACCTTTCCTGTTGCTTCTTTGGCAGTAGGATGTACAGGTATAAATTTATTGTTATCTAAATAAGCTACACCATTAGCTGTTGCAAACCATAACTTTCCCTGCTTATCAGCCGCAATGTAGTATACTTCATTTGATGGTAAGCCCTGTGTTGTGGTATAGTGGCGGACGCTTCCTGGTTGTAGATTCCAGACTCCCTGGTTAGTACTTACCCAGACATCAGTTTCCGACCTTACCAGCATATTATGCAAAACGGTTCCTGCCGGCCATACTTTAGTTTCGAGAGTGGTTAGCTTACCATTTTGCATGTAAGCTGCATCTCCCTTGGTTGTTCCAAACCATACACGGCCTTTCGTATCTTTGGCTAGTGCAGTGATAGAGGGATCTTTTATAGTTCCTAAATCAAAGTAATGCATGAACCATTGATCTTTTAATTGCTGTAGGCCCTGTCCGTTCGTTCCAACCCATATTATTCCTTCCTTGTCAAACAGAAGTGATGTGGTTTGGTTAGAACTTAGCCCATTAACCCTGGTGGTGTGGTTTATTTCTTTTTCATTAATTGTTATGAGACCATCGTTCTGCAGGCCAATCAATATATTGCCGTAAGCGTTGCGGGTAAAATCAGCTACAGAGGAGTGAACTACTGAAGCTGGTAAAGGCAATATAGTTATTTTGTTTCCTGTAAAGTAGGCAGGGCCGTTGGTTGTTCCAATCCATACTTTACCTGCATCAGCCTCACTATAAATGGCAGTTATAGTGTTAGAAGGTAACTTGTGTTGCGGAGCTTTAAAATGATCTGTTTTACCTTTTTGTAATCGGTAAAGACCGTTATTTACACTTCCGGCCCATATCTTTCCGGAAGATTCGTAGAGGAGTTTTGTATAAGTTTGCTTCGGGAATTCAGGAGCTAACGTAAATCGGGTACCATTTAAAGTATAAACTCCTGAGCCTGTAGCAACCCAAAGCTTACCTATATTATCTTCAATAATACTATTGACACCACCAGGAGGTAAACCGGCTTTTATACCGTATTTGTTAAATTTCTTTCCATTATACCGGGTAATTCCGTTATCAGTGCTCCCGATCCAGATATTATTGCGGCTATCCTGAAACAGGCAGGAAGCATTGTTACTGGCCAAGCCTTGCTGCCTGGTATACGTATAAAAGGTGTTACCATCAAACCGACTGATGCCTCCCCGTGTTGCCACCCAAATCTGCATCCGGTGGTCCTGGATTATATCGTTTACTTTAGATTGTGGTAATCCATCTGCTAAGGTCCAGTTACGGAAATTGTATTGCTGTGCAGTAACAGCAACTCCCGTAATAAAGGATAACAAAAGGACTAATAAAAAGCGCATATAAGATATTCCGGTAGCAGGCACAATGCTGGAAAAGAACACAACATTGATTCAGTAAATACAATTAAACTTTTGCAAGTATCTTTTGTACTACGGGTATATCTTCAAAAAGTAAACGCTTTAAAGCAAAGTTTCGGAAAATTAGCTAGCAGCTAGTATTTCCTTGTAAATAGCCAAAGTATGGAGGGCAGTTGCTTTTTTCGAGTATTTAAGCACTTTTTGGCTTGCACCTGTTACAATGTTGTTACGCAATACAGGATTTTGAATCAGCTCTACTATTTTAGCAGCTATTTTACCAGGTGATTTTATTGGTGCTAGCATGCCTGTTACACCATCCTGTACCAGTTCTGGTATACCTCCCGCGGCTGTAGCAACAACTGGTGTTTGTGCAGCAAAGGCATCCAGGATAGTAGTACCCAATCCTTCCGTTTCAGAGGTAACTAATAACACATCCAGTTCACACATCAGCTCTGGTATATCTTTCCGGAAACCTGTGAGTAGTATGTGCTGTCGCAGGTTTTTCTGGGCTATATAAGCTTCTATCGCCGGGCGTTCAGGTCCATCCCCTATTATAAAGAAGGTAACATTCGGGAGTTTCTGTACTACCTGTTCTGCAGTATCTACAAATGTATAGTAGTCTTTATGAGGGGAGATGGCCGAAATATTTCCTATTAAGATCTGAGCCTCCGGAAGGTTAAATTCCTGGTGTAATTTTCTGCTATTCTCACAACCAGAGAACCTGTCTAAATCTATGCCGCTGTACACAGTTGTACAGATCTGTGGATTATCCAGGCTCCGAGATACTACTTCCTTTATTTTATCGGAAACACATAGCACCCGCGCTATACCCGGGTAATTATACTTGTAGTGAGAGAGCCTGTTGCTCTTTACCGGGTTATCTACGCGGCGGCTCAGCACAATTGGTATCTTATTTCCGAGCAAGTTAGCCCAAACACTTATAGCATGCGAATGGCCGCTGTGCACATGCACCAGGCTGATATTTTGCTGACGGCAATACTGTTTTATTTTAAAAGCTGTTTGCAGATCAAACTCATTACGGAAGCCTAACGCGATGTGAGGTATATTTTGCTGGATGCAATACTGCTCGAAAGGCGTATTGCGCCTGCAGGCCACATGAGAGGTGACTCCTGCTTTTTGCAATTCTTCAATCAGGTAAGCCACCTGCTGCTCACCACCACGCCACGATTTTTCGGATACTAACTGTAGTATTTGCATTTTATTTCTGTTTGCTGCAAGGGCTTCTCTGTTCGTTCACCTGTTATGCAAAAGTACAACAAACAATGCTACAATCTCAAAAAGCTGGTATGTAGTAGCTTATCAGTATACAGCAGGTAGTACAAGTATAATCAAATAAATAGAGCGAATTAACCAATTACTGCGTATATGGCTGATAAATGCCTGCATGCCAAGGGTACTGCCTGTATAGTGCAACCCTGAAGTGGCAAGATAGGTATGTAATTTAAATTCCTATATTTGCGTATAATACGCCATTGAGGGATTTTACTGAAAGTATAAACTATACTTAAATGAGCGAGCAAACAGGTAAACAATTGAGTAAAGAGGAAAAAGATGCCCGGTTCGAGGCCGAATTACTGCCCGTACTGGACCCTCTGTACAACTTTGCCTACAGGCTCACCTTGGATGAGGACGATGCCAACGACCTGGTGCAGGAAACCTACTTGAAGGCATACCGCTTCTTTGACTACTTTGAACAAGGAACTAATGCCAAAGCATGGCTGTTCCGAATCCTGAAGAACTCTTTCATTAACGAGTTCCGGAAAAAGAGCAAGCAGCCCGCTAAGGTAGACTATAGCGAAGTAGAAGGTTACTATAACACCGAAGACGTAGAAGGGGATAATGGCGTAGCCACTACCACCGACATGCGTACCGAAAGTGTGCAGGACCTGATCGGAGATGAAGTGGCAAGTGCTTTAAATACCCTGCCTGTAGACTTCAGAACAGTGATTATACTTTGTGATCTGGAAGGTTTTACCTACGAAGAGATGGCCAAAATACTGGACATTCCGATCGGTACGGTGAGATCAAGGTTGCACCGCGCTAGGAACTCTTTAAAAGAGAAGTTGGAAAAGTACGCCAAAACTATGGGTTATAACAGTTAGTAAAATACTTTAGAGTTGAGTAAAGATGGAATCGAAATTTACGGAAATGTATCAGAAAGAATCTGCCGATGAGAAGGATGGAGCGTGTGGGCAGGTGGCAGATCTGCTGGACTCAGTTGTAGACGGGGAAGCGTCTGCAGAAGAGCAAAGCTTCTTTAATAATCACATTGAAGAATGTGTGAGCTGCTTCGAGAGCCATCAGAAGCAAAAACTCCTAAAAGGCCTTATCAGTGGTCACCTCAAGCGTGTTATCGTGCCTGAAAGCCTGGCACTGACCATTAAAGCCAAAATACAGGAAACAATTTAACACCCTGATGCAAGGAAAGATCATTATCTTCTCGGCTCCGTCCGGTGCCGGTAAAACTACTATTGTAAAGCACCTGCTTAGCGTAAACCCAAATCTTAGCTTTTCCATATCTGCCTGCACCCGCGATAAGCGTGGTCGCACCGAAGTAAACGGCAAAGATTATTACTTCATCACTCCGGAAGATTTTAAGAACAGGATCGCTAATGATGAATTTGTGGAGTGGGAAGAAGTGTATGAAGGCGCCTTCTATGGTACACTTAAATCAGAAATAGAACGCATCTGGGCAAGCGGCAAGCACGCCATTCTGGATGTAGATGTAAAAGGAGGATTAAGTATAAAGCATTTTTACAAAGAAAGAGCACTTGCTGTTTTCGTGAAGCCACCTTCTATTGAAGAGCTGGCTAACAGGCTGCAGGCCCGCAACACCGATTCGGCATCCAGCATCAGCAGCCGAGTTTTTAAAGCAAAATTCGAGATGGAGTTTGAAGATCAGTTCGATGAGGTGATTGTGAACGATAACCTGGAAACTGCATGCTCCAAAGCTGAAAAACTGGTAAACGAGTTTCTTAATTCAGAACCAGCTATTGTATGAAGGTAGGGCTTTTATTTGGCTCTTTTAACCCCATCCATACCGGTCATCTTATACTTGCTAATTTCATGGCTACCAACACCGACCTGGATACTGTCTGGTTGGTGGTGTCGCCGCAGAACCCGTTTAAGCCAAGCAATACGCTGCTACACGAGTTCGACAGGTTACACATGGTATCGCTGGCAATAGCTGATAATCCTAATCTGGGAGTATCGAACATTGAGTTCAGTATGCCGAAGCCAAGCTATACGATAGATACACTAACCTACTTACAGGAAAAGTATCCGAGTTATGAGTTTGTGCTGATAATGGGGGAAGACAACCTGGCGCTGTTCCCGAAGTGGAAGAACTACGAGCGGATACTGGAGTATCACCAGGTATATGTTTATCCCCGATCTGGTTCTGTTATTACCGAGCTTACTTCTTTCCCGAACATGAAACTTGTTAAAGCGCCTATACTTGATATATCAGCAACCTTTATCAGGCAGTGTATCCGGGAAGAGAAAAGTATAAAGTATATGGTACCCGATGAAGTGATAAACTATATCAAGGTACAAAAGCTGTATCAGTAAGAAAAGCTTAAATAAAAAAGAAGCCCGTTGCAATTATGTAATGGGCTTCTTTTTTATTTAAGATAATGTCTACGTTTTAATTTGCTTGAACCTGTGATTTCATTGCCTTTAATTCGTGCTCAGCAGCTTTCAATCTACTTTTAGCTGCTTTCTCGCGTTGGGTGGCTTCATTGGCAAGGCGCTTCAGCTCTTTGTGTTCCTCCTCAAGTCGCTCAATTTCCTCTTGCTGTTTTCGTATGTTAGGATCACTTGAGTAACTGTTGCCGCCAATAACAGAGCAACCAACTATTAAAGGGAAAAGGACGATGAAAAAGCCTGTAATTACTTTAGTATAAGTTGTTTTCATATTTATAAAAGTTATAGTTCTTTTAGTCTGCTCTACGGCTTTATGAAGCAGTTGTTAAAAACGCAGGTACAGACTTTGAGAAATGTAGAGGAAGTATAACAGAAAAGGCCCCGCTATTAAGAATAGCGGGGCCTTTTCTATTATACTAGGGTTTATACTTAGATCGTCATGATCTCGGCTTCTTTTTTAGTTAGTAGCTCGTCGATCTTTACAATGTAAGAGTCAGTCATCTTCTGTACTTTGGCTTCTGCATCACGAACGGCATCTTCTGAAGTACCTTCTTTCTGCAGCTTTCTCAGTGAGTCGTTTACATCTTTACGGATGTTACGGATCGCCACTTTACCAGATTCGGTTTCACCTTTTACCTGTTTTACCAGTTCACGGCGACGCTCTTCAGTTAAAGCCGGAATATTAAGGCGAACAGAGTCAGCATCCTGGATCGGGTTCAGGCCAAGGTCGCTGTTCTTGATGGCTTTATTGATCTCACCCACCATGTTCTTCTCCCAAGGCTTAATAGTTAGGGTGCGTGCATCTGGTGCAGTGATATTGGCAACCTGCGAAATTGGGGTAGGAGTACCATAGTAATCTACTCTCAGGTGTTCTACCATCGCAGGAGATGCCTTGCCAGCTCTGATCTTTGTTAGTTCTGAGCCTGTGTGCTGTACTGCTTTCTGCATAGACTCCTCTGCTTCGCTGAGGTAAAACTGAATTTCTTCCGTCATATCAATTTGTAGCTTAAGATTCTTGTTAAACTATACTTATTCGTTGTGGTTGCAAAAATACTAAATTTTATCACTTTACCTGACTTGGCTTAAGCTTCTTCGGTCATGGTTACGAGTGTACCTACTTTATCGCCACTAACAACGCGCTTCAGGTTACCCGGCTTGTTCATGTCGAATACAATAATAGGCAGGTCGTTCTCCTTGCATAGTGTAAAGGCAGTCATATCCATTACATTTAATCCTTTTTCAAACACATCCTTAAACGAGATGTCTGAATAGAATATAGCATTTGGATCTTTCTCAGGATCAGCAGAATAGATGCCATCTACGCGTGTTCCTTTCAATACTACATCTGCTTCAATTTCTATAGCACGTAAGCTAGCCGCCGAATCTGTTGTGAAGTATGGGTTACCTGTGCCGGCACCAAAAATTACTACACGGCCTTTCTCTAAGTGGCGCACTGCACGGCGGCGAATGTATGGCTCACACACCTGTTGTATGTTAATGCCGGAAAGCAAACGGGTATAAACACCTAATTTCTCCAGGGCACTTTGTAAAGCCATGCTATTAATAACAGTAGCCAGCATACCCATATAGTCTCCCTGCACACGGTCTAGACCTACTTCTTCGGCTTGTACGCCTCTAAAGATGTTGCCACCTCCGATAACTACTGCCACTTCTACACCCAGCGCTGCTACTTCCTTTATTTCCTGCGCATACTGCATCAGTCTCTCAGAGTCGATACCGTATTGCTGCTCACCCATTAGCGCCTCACCGCTTAGCTTTAATAAAATTCTTTTATACTTCACGATCTATAGTTTGTATAGTTTATGGATACTTTCTACTGTGCTTCGGGCGGCAGACGTGCTGCCCGGTTGGCAACACAAATATTTTAAAATAAGATCAAAACCTGGTTTTTTTCCACGTTCTGTTTTACAGCTACTTTTATTTCTCTTACCACGCCGTCTCCCGGCGACTTCAGGATATTCTCCATCTTCATCGCTTCCAGGATCATGATTGGGTCACCTTTTTTCACTTCCTGGCCTGGCTGTACTTTAATATCAAGTATAAGTCCTGGCATTGGTGCTTTTACATCGTTCACCTTCTGGGCATTGGCGTTGCTCATACCCAGTTTATCCAGTAAAAGATCGAACTGGTCTTTCACGCTTACCGTATGGGTAACGCCATTAATCTTAAACGTAAAGGTCTTAGCCTGATAATCGGCTTGAACGAGCTCCGCAGTATAAGATTTATAGTTGTGAATAATGTGGTAGGTATTAGTGCCTATCGGTGTGATATCCCAGTTAAAGGGAGTTTCGTTGAGAAGAATAGCATCTTTTTGTATGTCAACCTGCCATGTTTTATCGTTAGCGGTTTTTACCTGCAGCATCTCTTGTTTCTGGTTTAGGAGCCTAAAGATAGTTGAATTCTCAGAGTAATTTTAGAAATTGAAGTCAAAATTAAAACATCATATCATGAATCAACGCTTTCTGAGCATAGTTGGCCTGGCAACAGCAATGGCTTTTGCAGGCGGCTGCGCCACAAACAAAGAAGCAACCAACGCCTCAAAAAATAACAAGGCTACCACCCAAACTTCCGAAGCTCAAAATGGCGTGCCTGTCTGGGCACCCAAAATGCATGAATTCAATCCTTCCCGTACCAAGAAGCACGACCTGTTGCACACCACCCTGCGTGTAAGTTTTGACTGGGAAAAACAACATCTGAATGGAGTAGCTGAGTTAACCCTGAAACCATACTTCTACCCGCAGAAAACGCTTGTACTAGATGCCAAAGGGTTTGATATACATAGCGTGAACCTGATGAAAGGGTACGATGGTACAGAACTGAAGTATACCTATGACGGACAAAAATTAACGATAGATTTAGGTAAGACTTTTACCCGCGACGAAAAGTATACTATTGAGATCGATTATACTGCCAAACCAAATGAACTGGCAGCAGGCGGTAGCGATGCAATAACAGAAGACAAAGGTTTATACTTCATCAATCCGCTCGGCAAAGACCTAAATAAGCCACGGCAGATATGGACACAAGGTGAGACAGAAGCAAGCTCTGCCTGGTTCCCGACTATAGATGCACCAAACGAGCGCATGACACAGGATATCTATATCACGATAGATAAAAAGTATAGTACGCTATCAAACGGTACGTTTATGTACTCGCGCCAGAACTCCGATGGCACCAAAACTGACTATTGGAAACAGGAATTACCTCACGCGCCATACTTAGCTATGATGGCGATAGGGGAGTTTGCTATAGTTAAAGACAAATGGCGCGATAAAGAAGTAAGCTATTATGTAGAGCCTGCTTATAAAGGAACTGCCAAAAAGATTTTTGGTAACACCCCGGAAATGATGGAGTTCTTTACCAAGAAATTAGGTGTGACTTACCCATGGTCAAAGTATTCACAGGTAGTAGTGCGAGATTTCGTTTCCGGGGCTATGGAAAACACTTCGGCCTCTACCTTTATGGAAGATCTGCAATTAAACGAGCGCGAACTGCTTGATAAGAATTGGGACAACATTATAGCGCATGAGCTCTTCCATCAGTGGTTCGGCGATTATGTTACTACAGAGTCGTGGGCCAACCTACCACTTAACGAAGCTTTTGCCAACTATAGCGAGTACCTGTGGGCAGAGCATAAGTATGGTGCAGATGAGGCAGCTTATGCACAGATGGATGAACTTGGGCAGTACTTAGAAGAAGCGCAGACTAAGCGCGAGCCACTTATTCGTTACCGTTATGGTGATAAGGAAGATATGTTTGATAGCCACTCTTATGCGAAAGGCGGGCGTGTGTTGCACATGCTTCGCAAGTATGTCGGCGACGAAGCTTTCTTTGCAGCTCTTAACCGCTACCTCACCCAGAATAAATTCTCTGATGTAGAAGTCGCGGAACTTAGAATGGCTTTTGAAGATGTAACAGGGGAGGACCTGATGTGGTTCTTCGACCAATGGTTTATGAAACCTGGTCACCCGGAGCTTAAGGTAGCACATACTTACCAGAACGGACAACTAAGCCTGCAGGTACAGCAACTACAGGATACAACCTATATGCCTGTTTACCGCCTGCC contains the following coding sequences:
- a CDS encoding LytR/AlgR family response regulator transcription factor, whose product is MTKPKILISEDEVIIAEDIAACLEDLGYETCAIDTGEDTLDMIRETKPDLVLLDINLRGGSDGVDIGSQIKKEFNIPFIYLTAYADKSTIDRAKKTEPDGFLVKPFDEKSLRSTIEIALYKHGHNHKPNGKSTAEQTEPEHKEMDPLQDYIFVKVKHRIIKVMYSDILWVEAYDNYSFIVTSDQKYLVSSTLKDMEHKLPSHNFVRVHRSYIANLDKVEALEENAVVFGKGEIPIGKSYKKTLMSRFNIL
- a CDS encoding two-component regulator propeller domain-containing protein, with protein sequence MLSFITGVAVTAQQYNFRNWTLADGLPQSKVNDIIQDHRMQIWVATRGGISRFDGNTFYTYTRQQGLASNNASCLFQDSRNNIWIGSTDNGITRYNGKKFNKYGIKAGLPPGGVNSIIEDNIGKLWVATGSGVYTLNGTRFTLAPEFPKQTYTKLLYESSGKIWAGSVNNGLYRLQKGKTDHFKAPQHKLPSNTITAIYSEADAGKVWIGTTNGPAYFTGNKITILPLPASVVHSSVADFTRNAYGNILIGLQNDGLITINEKEINHTTRVNGLSSNQTTSLLFDKEGIIWVGTNGQGLQQLKDQWFMHYFDLGTIKDPSITALAKDTKGRVWFGTTKGDAAYMQNGKLTTLETKVWPAGTVLHNMLVRSETDVWVSTNQGVWNLQPGSVRHYTTTQGLPSNEVYYIAADKQGKLWFATANGVAYLDNNKFIPVHPTAKEATGKVYYIFLDRRQKLWIGTDKGIYYVNNDQLHNIKPVTKHTFGEVTSISEDDEGWLYFGGFNYGLLAFHEKNKEVRLFNSTNGLPNDGIKSIYTDRNNNLWVGTSNNVLKIDLSYFHQTKKLNFRTYSGHNGFTGLEVSTNGITETPDGAIWFGTAKGLTKYIPELDRINKATPELLLTDIKLFMRPTNWKQFGFTIDSSSGLPVNLKLPHNKNHITFDFQGICLSAPSEVKYKYMLTGHDQQWSEATNQSFASYANLAPGTYTFKLKAQNNDGYWTSKPLTYSFMVAPPVWRREWFIGLLLLLATGVVISVVRFREQSLVKMNSLLDMRVKHRTRMLERKHREKELLLQEVHHRVKNNLQIVISLLNLQARHVKDPEAKEVMQAIKSRVRSMALLHERLYRHDNLEHIDLASYFREIFNSLYAAYGVSEEKVLLQIQIPPVNVDIDTAITLGLIVNELVSNTLKYAFPGTNTGILGIDLLQQDKTHYQLTVWDNGIGSSQEHDQQQSFGLQLVNSLSKKLNGYIKFEQNNGTKSILFFVLPS
- the pyrH gene encoding UMP kinase, which encodes MKYKRILLKLSGEALMGEQQYGIDSERLMQYAQEIKEVAALGVEVAVVIGGGNIFRGVQAEEVGLDRVQGDYMGMLATVINSMALQSALEKLGVYTRLLSGINIQQVCEPYIRRRAVRHLEKGRVVIFGAGTGNPYFTTDSAASLRAIEIEADVVLKGTRVDGIYSADPEKDPNAIFYSDISFKDVFEKGLNVMDMTAFTLCKENDLPIIVFDMNKPGNLKRVVSGDKVGTLVTMTEEA
- a CDS encoding glycosyltransferase family 4 protein encodes the protein MQILQLVSEKSWRGGEQQVAYLIEELQKAGVTSHVACRRNTPFEQYCIQQNIPHIALGFRNEFDLQTAFKIKQYCRQQNISLVHVHSGHSHAISVWANLLGNKIPIVLSRRVDNPVKSNRLSHYKYNYPGIARVLCVSDKIKEVVSRSLDNPQICTTVYSGIDLDRFSGCENSRKLHQEFNLPEAQILIGNISAISPHKDYYTFVDTAEQVVQKLPNVTFFIIGDGPERPAIEAYIAQKNLRQHILLTGFRKDIPELMCELDVLLVTSETEGLGTTILDAFAAQTPVVATAAGGIPELVQDGVTGMLAPIKSPGKIAAKIVELIQNPVLRNNIVTGASQKVLKYSKKATALHTLAIYKEILAAS
- a CDS encoding acetyl-CoA carboxylase biotin carboxyl carrier protein subunit: MLQVKTANDKTWQVDIQKDAILLNETPFNWDITPIGTNTYHIIHNYKSYTAELVQADYQAKTFTFKINGVTHTVSVKDQFDLLLDKLGMSNANAQKVNDVKAPMPGLILDIKVQPGQEVKKGDPIMILEAMKMENILKSPGDGVVREIKVAVKQNVEKNQVLILF
- the nadD gene encoding nicotinate (nicotinamide) nucleotide adenylyltransferase, with translation MKVGLLFGSFNPIHTGHLILANFMATNTDLDTVWLVVSPQNPFKPSNTLLHEFDRLHMVSLAIADNPNLGVSNIEFSMPKPSYTIDTLTYLQEKYPSYEFVLIMGEDNLALFPKWKNYERILEYHQVYVYPRSGSVITELTSFPNMKLVKAPILDISATFIRQCIREEKSIKYMVPDEVINYIKVQKLYQ
- a CDS encoding anti-sigma factor family protein produces the protein MESKFTEMYQKESADEKDGACGQVADLLDSVVDGEASAEEQSFFNNHIEECVSCFESHQKQKLLKGLISGHLKRVIVPESLALTIKAKIQETI
- a CDS encoding M1 family aminopeptidase, whose translation is MNQRFLSIVGLATAMAFAGGCATNKEATNASKNNKATTQTSEAQNGVPVWAPKMHEFNPSRTKKHDLLHTTLRVSFDWEKQHLNGVAELTLKPYFYPQKTLVLDAKGFDIHSVNLMKGYDGTELKYTYDGQKLTIDLGKTFTRDEKYTIEIDYTAKPNELAAGGSDAITEDKGLYFINPLGKDLNKPRQIWTQGETEASSAWFPTIDAPNERMTQDIYITIDKKYSTLSNGTFMYSRQNSDGTKTDYWKQELPHAPYLAMMAIGEFAIVKDKWRDKEVSYYVEPAYKGTAKKIFGNTPEMMEFFTKKLGVTYPWSKYSQVVVRDFVSGAMENTSASTFMEDLQLNERELLDKNWDNIIAHELFHQWFGDYVTTESWANLPLNEAFANYSEYLWAEHKYGADEAAYAQMDELGQYLEEAQTKREPLIRYRYGDKEDMFDSHSYAKGGRVLHMLRKYVGDEAFFAALNRYLTQNKFSDVEVAELRMAFEDVTGEDLMWFFDQWFMKPGHPELKVAHTYQNGQLSLQVQQLQDTTYMPVYRLPLKIAVWANGKRTDYPIEITKANQTYTFPVATQPQLVLFDSEQQLLGVVEHEKSPEELRYQFYNSKQVMPKTEALTLLAKNAGAELKLFQDALKDDFWFIRSMALNSLTDIKPDASQAMVAKVEQIAKQDKKGSVRADAILLLSGWGADKYKNIYEAALKDSSYQVAAAGIIAYAGTGAEDAKQKLSKFEKEQNEDIAVALSSFYALQGGPEKYNWFVEKIRNSKSSGKYYMLQSFGAYLASNSSTNTPETIEMLADIAQNNNLYYVRMAAFQALMVMSDKPEVKERLEKIKAQEKDKRLIEMYKQSL
- the gmk gene encoding guanylate kinase — translated: MQGKIIIFSAPSGAGKTTIVKHLLSVNPNLSFSISACTRDKRGRTEVNGKDYYFITPEDFKNRIANDEFVEWEEVYEGAFYGTLKSEIERIWASGKHAILDVDVKGGLSIKHFYKERALAVFVKPPSIEELANRLQARNTDSASSISSRVFKAKFEMEFEDQFDEVIVNDNLETACSKAEKLVNEFLNSEPAIV
- a CDS encoding sigma-70 family RNA polymerase sigma factor, with amino-acid sequence MSEQTGKQLSKEEKDARFEAELLPVLDPLYNFAYRLTLDEDDANDLVQETYLKAYRFFDYFEQGTNAKAWLFRILKNSFINEFRKKSKQPAKVDYSEVEGYYNTEDVEGDNGVATTTDMRTESVQDLIGDEVASALNTLPVDFRTVIILCDLEGFTYEEMAKILDIPIGTVRSRLHRARNSLKEKLEKYAKTMGYNS
- the frr gene encoding ribosome recycling factor; the encoded protein is MTEEIQFYLSEAEESMQKAVQHTGSELTKIRAGKASPAMVEHLRVDYYGTPTPISQVANITAPDARTLTIKPWEKNMVGEINKAIKNSDLGLNPIQDADSVRLNIPALTEERRRELVKQVKGETESGKVAIRNIRKDVNDSLRKLQKEGTSEDAVRDAEAKVQKMTDSYIVKIDELLTKKEAEIMTI